The Streptomyces sp. CC0208 genome window below encodes:
- a CDS encoding BNR repeat-containing protein, with protein sequence MKRRTLLAGAIVSAMSTTALTGGTARAADPGPSVTRTGTTTLDSQAVFFVSYDGLVNNNSFQKNGLLTYKGYQYAVWYTADKNAVVGRRALGGSTWSTVQVGHTLKTSDSHNVISMGVSKVDGRLHLNMDSHSDGFTYVKSVAGLMDNPSGLSWTAARFGAPQSTLDGVALTTQFTYPQFVSTPDGKLQLSYRRGISGNGRNALAEYDGSAWTDLGEWSSSTGTYTSEHGSSTARNMYLHGIDYDRNGRLHSFFTWREQNGAVMCSSGGITNHDTGYVYSDDRGRTWRTNGGTVVGTTGGSDKVAVTDSGLVIDVLNPDHSLMNQESQSTDSSGLPHAIISYVPGRFGQCTTNYVADRTANGRAFHVRKNSSGAWQKTEIPVVLGSSQRTKLVLDKYDNAYAIFPFGRIAAASKASGYTDWKVLFDGSGLNAFGEVVIDEARVAQDNVLSFMYQEKSSGTTPSALHVVDFALPA encoded by the coding sequence ATGAAAAGACGCACACTGCTCGCAGGTGCCATCGTGTCCGCCATGTCCACCACCGCGCTCACCGGCGGCACCGCCCGCGCCGCCGACCCCGGCCCCTCCGTCACCCGGACCGGCACCACCACGCTCGACAGCCAGGCAGTCTTCTTCGTCTCCTACGACGGCCTCGTCAACAACAACTCGTTCCAGAAGAACGGCCTGCTGACCTACAAGGGCTACCAGTACGCCGTCTGGTACACCGCCGACAAGAACGCCGTCGTCGGCCGCCGCGCCCTCGGCGGCAGCACATGGTCCACCGTCCAGGTCGGCCACACCCTGAAGACCAGCGACTCCCACAACGTCATCTCCATGGGCGTCTCCAAGGTGGACGGCCGCCTCCACCTCAACATGGACTCGCACAGCGACGGCTTCACCTACGTCAAGTCGGTCGCCGGCCTGATGGACAACCCGTCAGGACTGAGCTGGACCGCCGCCCGGTTCGGCGCACCCCAGTCCACCCTGGACGGCGTGGCCCTCACGACGCAGTTCACCTACCCGCAGTTCGTCTCCACCCCGGACGGCAAGCTCCAGCTCAGCTACCGGCGCGGGATATCCGGCAACGGCCGCAACGCCCTGGCGGAGTACGACGGTTCGGCCTGGACCGACCTCGGGGAGTGGTCCAGCTCGACGGGCACCTACACCAGCGAGCACGGCTCCTCGACGGCCCGCAACATGTACCTGCACGGCATCGACTACGACAGGAACGGCCGGCTGCACTCCTTCTTCACCTGGCGCGAGCAGAACGGCGCCGTGATGTGCTCCAGCGGCGGCATCACCAACCACGACACCGGTTACGTCTACTCCGACGACCGTGGCCGCACCTGGCGCACCAACGGCGGCACCGTCGTCGGCACCACCGGCGGCTCCGACAAGGTCGCCGTCACCGACAGCGGCCTGGTGATCGACGTGCTGAACCCGGACCACTCCCTGATGAACCAGGAGAGCCAGTCCACGGACTCCTCGGGCCTGCCGCACGCGATCATCAGTTACGTCCCCGGCCGCTTCGGCCAGTGCACCACGAACTACGTCGCCGACCGCACTGCCAACGGCCGCGCCTTCCACGTCCGCAAGAACTCCTCGGGCGCCTGGCAGAAGACCGAGATCCCGGTCGTACTCGGCTCCAGCCAGCGCACCAAGCTGGTCCTGGACAAGTACGACAACGCTTACGCTATCTTCCCGTTCGGCCGGATCGCCGCCGCCTCCAAGGCGTCCGGCTACACCGACTGGAAGGTCCTGTTCGACGGCAGCGGCCTCAACGCCTTCGGCGAGGTCGTCATCGACGAAGCGCGGGTGGCACAGGACAACGTGCTGTCGTTCATGTACCAGGAGAAATCCAGCGGAACGACGCCCTCGGCGCTCCACGTCGTCGACTTCGCGTTGCCCGCCTGA
- a CDS encoding L-rhamnose mutarotase: protein MQRVCFLLKVREDRIAEYRERHAAVWPEMLEALSATGWHNYSLFLRDDGLLVGYLETEDFEAAKAGMEATEVNARWQAEMGEFFESLDGARPDEAMKPLTEVFHLA, encoded by the coding sequence ATGCAGCGCGTCTGTTTCCTCCTCAAGGTCCGTGAGGACCGGATCGCCGAGTACCGCGAACGCCACGCCGCCGTGTGGCCGGAGATGCTGGAAGCACTCTCGGCCACCGGCTGGCACAACTACTCGCTCTTCCTGCGCGACGACGGACTTCTCGTCGGCTACCTGGAGACCGAGGACTTCGAGGCCGCCAAGGCCGGTATGGAAGCCACCGAGGTCAACGCCCGCTGGCAGGCCGAGATGGGCGAGTTCTTCGAGTCCCTCGACGGAGCCCGCCCGGACGAGGCGATGAAACCGCTCACCGAGGTGTTCCACCTCGCCTGA
- the rhaS gene encoding rhamnose ABC transporter substrate-binding protein has translation MRKSSLRRSCAALAAGTSLALALTACGGTTKKDVQDEGASAASTAKADPNAATKKGLTVGFLPKQVNNPYFTSADKGGEKALTELGSKYKEVGPSSATDTAGQVSYVNTLTQQQVNAMAVSAQDPGALCTALKQAMKNDIKVVTYDSDTKADCRNAFVSQASAEDLGRTEVQLLAEQIGYKGEIAILSAAQTATNQNTWIDFMKDELKQDKYKNIKLVKIAYGNDDAQQSFQQTQGLLQQYPNLKGIISPTTVGIKAAAQYLSGSKYKGKVKLTGLGTPNDMRKYVKNGTVEGFELWDPAKLGALAAQTAVALVSGQITGKEGETFKAGGTTYTIGKDGVINLGKPTVFTAKNIDQFNF, from the coding sequence ATGCGCAAGTCATCCCTCCGCCGTTCCTGCGCGGCCCTCGCCGCCGGCACCTCGCTCGCCCTCGCCCTCACCGCGTGCGGCGGCACCACCAAGAAGGACGTGCAGGACGAGGGCGCCTCGGCGGCCTCCACGGCCAAGGCCGACCCGAACGCGGCCACCAAGAAGGGCCTGACCGTCGGGTTCCTGCCCAAGCAGGTCAACAACCCGTACTTCACCTCCGCCGACAAGGGCGGCGAGAAGGCGCTGACGGAACTGGGCAGCAAGTACAAGGAGGTCGGTCCCTCCAGCGCCACCGACACCGCGGGCCAGGTCTCCTACGTCAACACGCTCACCCAGCAGCAGGTGAACGCGATGGCCGTGTCCGCGCAGGACCCGGGCGCCCTGTGCACCGCGCTGAAGCAGGCCATGAAGAACGACATCAAGGTCGTCACCTACGACTCCGACACCAAGGCCGACTGCCGCAACGCCTTCGTCTCGCAGGCCTCCGCCGAGGACCTCGGCCGCACCGAGGTGCAGCTGCTCGCCGAGCAGATCGGCTACAAGGGCGAGATCGCGATCCTGTCCGCCGCCCAGACGGCGACGAACCAGAACACCTGGATCGACTTCATGAAGGACGAGCTGAAGCAGGACAAGTACAAGAACATCAAGCTCGTCAAGATCGCGTACGGCAACGACGACGCCCAGCAGTCCTTCCAGCAGACCCAGGGCCTGCTCCAGCAGTACCCGAACCTGAAGGGGATCATCTCCCCGACCACCGTCGGCATCAAGGCCGCCGCCCAGTACCTCTCCGGCTCCAAGTACAAGGGCAAGGTCAAGCTGACCGGCCTCGGCACCCCCAACGACATGCGCAAGTACGTCAAGAACGGCACCGTCGAGGGCTTCGAGCTGTGGGACCCGGCGAAGCTCGGCGCGCTGGCCGCCCAGACCGCCGTCGCGCTGGTCTCCGGTCAGATCACCGGTAAGGAGGGCGAGACCTTCAAGGCCGGCGGCACCACGTACACCATCGGCAAGGACGGCGTGATCAACCTCGGCAAGCCGACCGTGTTCACCGCCAAGAACATCGACCAGTTCAACTTCTGA
- a CDS encoding ABC transporter permease: MPESLSRAIRWDTVVGALLIVVLLLSFGTVDGFGNALNLSFLIGNTLPIALIALPMTLLVVSGEIDLSVASTAGLSGAVMGALWNQGLTIEVIIPICLVLGVVCGLVNGLLVTRLGLPSLAVTIGTLAAYRGIAQIVLGSDAVTDFPTQYLDFAAGRIGDTFIPQAFLPFLVLLAIAVVVLHATPFGRSVFATGASEEAARFAGIRVKRQKLILFTVTGLMASLTGIFWALHYASARYDNATGLELSVVAAVLLGGIDFDGGKGTLGGAIAGVFLLGALQNVMSLQDVSAQSQIVVTGVLLVLSVLGPRVARQISVARAGRRAASTPASKAPTPTA; the protein is encoded by the coding sequence ATGCCTGAGTCCCTCAGCCGCGCGATCCGCTGGGACACGGTCGTCGGCGCGCTGCTCATCGTCGTGCTCCTGCTGTCCTTCGGTACGGTCGACGGCTTCGGCAACGCGCTGAACCTGTCGTTCCTGATCGGCAACACCCTGCCGATCGCGCTGATCGCCCTGCCGATGACCCTGCTCGTGGTCTCCGGCGAGATCGACCTCTCGGTCGCCTCCACCGCCGGCCTGTCCGGCGCGGTGATGGGCGCCCTGTGGAACCAGGGCCTGACGATCGAGGTGATCATCCCGATCTGCCTGGTGCTCGGCGTGGTGTGCGGACTCGTCAACGGTCTGCTCGTGACCCGGCTCGGTCTGCCCTCGCTCGCCGTCACCATCGGCACCCTCGCCGCCTACCGGGGCATCGCACAGATCGTGCTCGGCTCCGACGCGGTGACCGACTTCCCCACGCAGTACCTGGACTTCGCGGCGGGCCGGATCGGGGACACGTTCATCCCGCAGGCCTTCCTGCCCTTCCTCGTCCTGCTCGCGATCGCCGTGGTCGTCCTGCACGCCACGCCGTTCGGGCGGTCGGTGTTCGCGACCGGCGCGAGCGAGGAGGCCGCGCGGTTCGCCGGGATCCGCGTCAAGCGCCAGAAGCTGATCCTGTTCACGGTGACGGGCCTGATGGCCTCCCTCACCGGGATCTTCTGGGCCCTGCACTACGCAAGCGCCCGCTACGACAACGCCACCGGGCTCGAACTCTCCGTCGTGGCAGCCGTGTTGCTGGGCGGCATCGACTTCGACGGCGGCAAGGGCACGCTCGGCGGCGCGATCGCGGGAGTCTTCCTCCTCGGCGCGCTGCAGAACGTGATGAGCCTCCAGGACGTCTCCGCCCAGTCCCAGATCGTCGTCACCGGCGTTCTGCTCGTCCTCTCCGTGCTCGGCCCCCGGGTCGCACGGCAGATCTCGGTTGCGAGGGCCGGCCGCCGGGCCGCCTCGACACCGGCGTCCAAGGCGCCCACCCCGACCGCATAG
- a CDS encoding ABC transporter permease: MTVTTPNEAPVTDVPKSSGTRLVDRVFKMRELAILVVFLVMIVVTQIGNSDFLTEQGIKDLLLNATILVLVATGQSLVVITRNVDLSVGSILGISAFAAGTYLHGGGNPVVAIVLAVLLGIGFGLLNGLLVSLGQVPALVVTLGTLYIIRGIDSIWVGSRQITAADLPDSFVNFGSGGISAVPWLALIALAVLIATAYYLKHFGSGRELYALGSNPEAARLAGIPVRKRILAAYTFCGGLAGLAGAMYLARFGNVDSGTGTGYELTVVSAVVVGGVVFTGGSGSVYGAALGALLLTSINSVLPALGVSSVWVLAINGILLILAIAVDRIVALRVALALKKRNARHA; the protein is encoded by the coding sequence ATGACGGTGACGACTCCCAACGAGGCCCCCGTGACCGACGTACCCAAGTCCAGCGGAACCCGCCTGGTCGACCGCGTCTTCAAGATGCGCGAGCTCGCCATCCTGGTCGTCTTCCTGGTGATGATCGTCGTCACCCAGATCGGGAACAGCGACTTCCTCACCGAGCAGGGCATCAAGGACCTGCTGCTGAACGCCACGATCCTGGTGCTGGTCGCCACCGGCCAGTCGCTGGTCGTCATCACGAGGAACGTCGACCTCTCGGTCGGCTCCATCCTCGGCATCAGCGCCTTCGCCGCAGGCACCTATCTGCACGGCGGCGGCAACCCCGTCGTGGCGATCGTGCTCGCGGTCCTGCTCGGCATCGGCTTCGGCCTGCTCAACGGCCTGCTCGTCAGCCTCGGCCAGGTGCCCGCGCTCGTGGTCACCCTGGGCACGCTCTACATCATCCGGGGCATCGACTCCATCTGGGTCGGCTCCCGCCAGATCACGGCGGCGGACCTCCCGGACAGCTTCGTGAACTTCGGCTCCGGCGGCATCTCCGCGGTGCCGTGGCTGGCCCTGATCGCGCTGGCGGTGCTCATCGCCACCGCCTACTACCTCAAGCACTTCGGCAGCGGACGCGAGCTGTACGCGCTCGGCTCCAACCCCGAGGCCGCACGGCTCGCCGGCATCCCGGTGCGCAAGCGGATCCTGGCCGCGTACACGTTCTGCGGGGGCCTCGCAGGCCTCGCCGGCGCGATGTACCTGGCCCGGTTCGGCAACGTCGACTCCGGGACCGGAACCGGCTACGAACTGACCGTCGTCAGCGCGGTCGTGGTCGGCGGTGTCGTCTTCACCGGCGGCTCCGGCAGCGTCTACGGCGCGGCGCTCGGCGCCCTGCTGCTGACCTCCATCAACAGTGTGCTGCCCGCCCTGGGCGTCAGCTCGGTCTGGGTGCTCGCCATCAACGGCATCCTGCTCATCCTCGCCATCGCGGTCGACCGGATCGTCGCGCTGCGTGTGGCCTTGGCCCTGAAGAAGAGGAACGCCCGCCATGCCTGA
- a CDS encoding sugar ABC transporter ATP-binding protein: MTHPSTTGPAPVLALRDISKSFGAVRALRDVSLELFPGEVHALAGENGAGKSTLIKTLAGVHRPDTGQVLLDGEPVVFHGPGDARDAGIAVIYQEPTLFPDLSIAENIFMGRQPRRALGRIDHKATHAATLALMQRLGVELDPDRPARGLSIADQQIVEIAKALSFEARVLIMDEPTAALTGSEVARLFGVVKALREQGAAVLFISHRLEEIFQICQTVTTLRDGALIASEPIEGMTEDDLVRRMVGRDLDELYPKQDVRPGEVALTVRRLTREGVFTDVSFEVRRGEIVGLAGLVGAGRTEVARAVFGIDRWDAGEVSVDGRALVNGAPSTAMAAGLALVPEDRRAQGLVMDMSIERNIGLTGLRTTVKAGLMDRGAERSRSLDWAVKLQVKYARIADTVNTLSGGNQQKVVLAKWLATGPKVLIVDEPTRGIDVGTKAEVHRLLSELAADGVAILMISSDLPEILGMADRVLVMHEGRLTAEIPRSDATEETVMAAATGRAAA; this comes from the coding sequence ATGACCCACCCGTCCACCACGGGTCCGGCCCCGGTTCTCGCGCTCAGGGACATTTCGAAGTCCTTCGGCGCGGTTCGCGCCCTGCGGGACGTCTCCCTGGAGCTGTTTCCCGGGGAGGTACATGCCCTCGCCGGCGAGAACGGCGCGGGCAAGTCGACCCTCATCAAGACCCTCGCCGGAGTGCACCGACCGGACACCGGCCAGGTACTGCTCGACGGTGAGCCGGTCGTCTTCCACGGCCCCGGCGACGCCCGCGACGCCGGTATCGCCGTGATCTACCAGGAGCCCACGCTCTTCCCCGACCTGTCGATCGCCGAGAACATCTTCATGGGCCGCCAGCCCCGGCGCGCCCTCGGCCGGATCGACCACAAGGCCACCCATGCCGCGACCCTGGCCCTGATGCAGCGCCTCGGGGTCGAGCTCGACCCCGACCGCCCGGCGCGCGGTCTGTCCATCGCCGACCAGCAGATCGTCGAGATCGCCAAGGCACTGTCCTTCGAGGCCCGTGTCCTGATCATGGACGAGCCCACCGCGGCCCTGACCGGCAGCGAGGTGGCCCGCCTCTTCGGCGTCGTCAAGGCGCTCCGTGAGCAGGGTGCCGCGGTGCTGTTCATCTCGCACCGCCTGGAGGAGATCTTCCAGATCTGCCAGACGGTCACCACCCTGCGCGACGGCGCCCTGATCGCCAGCGAGCCCATCGAGGGCATGACCGAGGACGACCTGGTCCGCCGTATGGTCGGCCGCGACCTCGACGAGCTCTACCCCAAGCAGGACGTACGCCCCGGCGAGGTCGCGCTCACGGTGCGCCGGCTGACCCGGGAGGGAGTCTTCACCGACGTCTCGTTCGAGGTCAGGCGAGGCGAGATCGTCGGTCTCGCGGGACTCGTCGGAGCGGGCCGTACCGAAGTCGCCCGAGCCGTGTTCGGCATCGACCGCTGGGACGCCGGCGAGGTCTCCGTGGACGGCAGGGCGCTGGTCAACGGCGCCCCGTCCACCGCGATGGCCGCCGGACTCGCCCTCGTCCCCGAGGACCGGCGCGCCCAGGGCCTCGTGATGGACATGTCCATCGAGCGCAACATCGGCCTCACCGGACTCCGTACGACCGTCAAGGCGGGCCTGATGGACCGCGGTGCCGAACGCAGCCGCTCCCTCGACTGGGCCGTCAAGCTCCAGGTGAAGTACGCCCGGATCGCCGACACCGTCAACACCCTGTCGGGCGGCAACCAGCAGAAGGTCGTCCTCGCCAAGTGGCTGGCCACCGGCCCCAAGGTGCTCATCGTCGACGAGCCGACCCGCGGTATCGACGTCGGCACCAAGGCCGAGGTGCACCGGCTGCTGAGCGAGCTGGCCGCCGACGGGGTGGCCATCCTGATGATCTCCTCCGACCTGCCCGAGATCCTCGGTATGGCCGACCGCGTGCTCGTGATGCACGAGGGCCGCCTCACCGCCGAGATCCCGCGCTCCGACGCCACCGAGGAAACCGTGATGGCCGCAGCCACCGGGAGGGCCGCCGCATGA
- the rhaI gene encoding L-rhamnose isomerase, translating into MTELAAVKAALKTQAVETPSWAYGNSGTRFKVFAQQGVPRTPQEKLEDAAQVHAFTGVAPTVALHIPWDKVEDYAALAKFAEERGVKLGAINSNTFQDDDYKLGSICHPDASVRRKALDHLLECVDIMDATGSTDLKLWFADGTNYPGQDDLRARQDRLAEGLSEVYDRLGDGQRMLLEYKFFEPAFYSTDVPDWGTAYAHCLKLGEKAQVVVDTGHHAPGTNIEFIVTTLLREGKLGGFDFNSRFYADDDLMVGAADPFQLFRIMYEVVRGGGFSSEVAFMLDQCHNIEAKIPAIIRSVMNVQEATAKALLVDRDALAVAQREGDVLEANAVLMDAYNTDVRPLLAEVREEMGLDANPIAAYKRSGWAEKIVASRVGGEQAGWGA; encoded by the coding sequence GTGACCGAGCTCGCCGCGGTGAAGGCCGCTCTCAAGACCCAGGCCGTCGAGACGCCGTCGTGGGCGTACGGGAACTCGGGAACCCGCTTCAAGGTGTTCGCCCAGCAGGGTGTGCCGCGTACTCCGCAGGAGAAGCTGGAGGACGCGGCGCAGGTGCACGCGTTCACCGGGGTGGCCCCGACCGTCGCCCTGCACATCCCGTGGGACAAGGTCGAGGACTACGCCGCGCTGGCGAAGTTCGCCGAGGAGCGGGGCGTGAAGCTGGGCGCCATCAACTCCAACACCTTCCAGGACGACGACTACAAGCTGGGCAGCATCTGCCATCCGGACGCCTCGGTGCGCCGGAAGGCGCTGGATCACCTGCTGGAGTGCGTCGACATCATGGACGCCACGGGGTCCACTGACCTGAAGCTCTGGTTCGCCGACGGCACGAACTACCCGGGTCAGGACGACCTGCGGGCCCGGCAGGACCGGCTGGCCGAAGGTCTCTCCGAGGTGTACGACCGTCTGGGTGACGGACAGCGAATGCTCCTTGAGTACAAGTTCTTCGAGCCGGCGTTCTACTCGACGGACGTGCCGGACTGGGGGACGGCGTACGCCCACTGCCTGAAGCTCGGGGAGAAGGCGCAGGTCGTCGTCGACACCGGGCACCACGCTCCCGGGACCAACATCGAGTTCATCGTCACCACGCTGCTGCGGGAGGGGAAGCTCGGCGGGTTCGACTTCAACTCGCGGTTCTACGCCGACGACGACCTCATGGTGGGCGCGGCCGACCCGTTCCAGCTGTTCCGGATCATGTACGAGGTGGTGCGTGGGGGCGGGTTCTCGTCCGAGGTGGCGTTCATGCTCGACCAGTGCCACAACATCGAGGCGAAGATTCCGGCGATCATCCGGTCGGTGATGAACGTGCAGGAAGCGACGGCGAAGGCGCTGCTGGTCGACCGGGATGCCCTTGCGGTGGCTCAGCGCGAGGGGGATGTGCTGGAGGCGAATGCGGTGCTGATGGACGCGTACAACACGGATGTGCGGCCGTTGCTCGCGGAGGTCCGCGAGGAGATGGGGCTCGATGCGAACCCCATCGCTGCGTACAAGCGGTCCGGGTGGGCCGAGAAGATCGTGGCCTCGCGGGTTGGTGGGGAGCAGGCCGGTTGGGGGGCGTGA
- a CDS encoding bifunctional rhamnulose-1-phosphate aldolase/short-chain dehydrogenase codes for MATHPEAAALLARSRRLGSDPRNTNYAGGNASAKGTDTDPVTGGEVELMWVKGSGGDLGTLTEAGLAVLRLDRMRALVDVYPGVEREDEMVAAFDYCLHGKGGAAPSIDTAMHGLVEAAHVDHLHPDSGIALACAADGEKLTAECFGDTVAWVPWRRPGFQLGLDIAAIKNANPQAIGVVLGGHGITAWGDTAEECEKNSLHIIRTAEAFLAERAKPEPFGPVIDGYTALDPSERRTRAAALAPYVRAIASQDKPQVGHFNDSEAVLEFLARAEHPRLAALGTSCPDHFLRTKVRPLVLDLPPTAPLEEAVARLDELHAEYREEYAAYYRRHALPDSPAMRGADPAIVLIPGVGMFSFGKDKQTARVAGEFYVNAINVMRGAEAVSSYAPIEESEKFRIEYWALEEAKLQRMPKPKPLATRVALVTGAGSGIGKAIAQRLVAEGACVVVADLNAENAAAVAEELGGPDKAVAVTVDVTSEEQIAESFRAAVLAFGGVDLVVNNAGISISKPLLETSAKDWDLQHDIMARGSFLVSREAARVMIAQKLGGDVVYIASKNAVFAGPNNIAYSATKADQAHQVRLLAAELGEHGIRVNGVNPDGVVRGSGIFAGGWGAKRAAVYGVEEEKLGEFYAQRTILKREVLPEHVANAVFALTGGELTHTTGLHVPVDAGVAAAFLR; via the coding sequence ATGGCAACCCATCCCGAAGCCGCCGCCCTTCTCGCCCGTTCACGTCGGCTCGGCTCCGACCCCCGGAACACCAATTACGCCGGTGGCAACGCGTCCGCCAAGGGCACCGACACCGATCCCGTCACCGGGGGTGAGGTCGAGCTGATGTGGGTCAAGGGGTCCGGGGGTGACCTCGGGACACTGACCGAGGCCGGGCTCGCTGTACTGCGGCTGGACCGGATGCGGGCGCTTGTCGACGTGTATCCAGGCGTGGAGCGCGAGGACGAGATGGTCGCCGCGTTCGACTACTGCCTGCACGGCAAGGGGGGCGCCGCTCCCTCCATCGACACCGCGATGCACGGGCTCGTCGAGGCCGCGCACGTCGATCACCTGCACCCGGACTCCGGGATCGCGCTGGCCTGCGCCGCCGACGGGGAGAAGCTGACCGCCGAGTGCTTCGGCGACACCGTCGCGTGGGTGCCGTGGCGGCGGCCCGGGTTCCAGCTGGGGCTGGACATCGCCGCCATCAAGAACGCCAACCCGCAGGCGATCGGGGTCGTCCTCGGTGGGCACGGGATCACCGCCTGGGGTGACACGGCCGAGGAGTGCGAGAAGAACTCGCTGCACATCATCCGCACGGCGGAGGCGTTTCTCGCCGAGCGGGCCAAGCCGGAGCCGTTCGGTCCGGTGATCGACGGCTACACGGCCCTGGATCCCTCGGAGCGGCGCACACGGGCCGCCGCCCTCGCGCCGTACGTCCGCGCGATCGCCTCCCAGGACAAGCCGCAGGTCGGGCACTTCAACGACTCCGAGGCCGTCCTGGAGTTCCTGGCCCGCGCCGAGCACCCCCGGCTGGCCGCGCTCGGGACCTCCTGCCCCGACCACTTCCTGCGGACCAAGGTGCGGCCCCTCGTCCTGGACCTGCCGCCGACCGCTCCTCTGGAGGAGGCCGTCGCGCGGCTCGACGAACTGCACGCCGAGTACCGCGAGGAGTACGCCGCCTACTACCGGCGGCACGCCCTGCCCGACTCCCCCGCCATGCGCGGCGCCGACCCGGCGATCGTGCTGATCCCGGGTGTCGGCATGTTCTCGTTCGGCAAGGACAAGCAGACCGCCCGGGTCGCGGGCGAGTTCTACGTCAACGCGATCAACGTGATGCGGGGCGCCGAGGCGGTCTCGTCGTACGCGCCGATCGAGGAGTCCGAGAAGTTCCGCATCGAGTACTGGGCCCTTGAGGAGGCCAAGCTCCAGCGGATGCCGAAGCCCAAGCCGCTCGCGACGCGCGTGGCCCTGGTGACCGGCGCCGGCAGCGGGATCGGGAAGGCCATCGCACAGCGCCTGGTCGCCGAGGGTGCGTGTGTCGTCGTCGCCGACCTCAACGCCGAGAACGCCGCCGCGGTCGCCGAGGAGCTCGGCGGGCCCGACAAGGCCGTCGCCGTGACCGTCGACGTCACGTCCGAGGAGCAGATCGCCGAGTCGTTCCGCGCCGCGGTGCTGGCCTTCGGCGGGGTGGACCTCGTCGTCAACAACGCCGGCATCTCGATCTCCAAGCCGCTCCTGGAGACCTCCGCCAAGGACTGGGACCTCCAGCACGACATCATGGCGCGCGGTTCCTTCCTGGTGTCGCGGGAGGCGGCCCGGGTGATGATCGCGCAGAAGCTGGGTGGCGACGTCGTCTACATCGCCTCCAAGAACGCCGTCTTCGCCGGGCCCAACAACATCGCCTACTCCGCCACCAAGGCCGACCAGGCCCACCAGGTGCGGCTGCTGGCCGCCGAGCTGGGCGAGCACGGCATCCGCGTCAACGGCGTCAACCCGGACGGCGTGGTGCGCGGGTCCGGGATCTTCGCCGGGGGCTGGGGTGCCAAGCGCGCGGCCGTGTACGGCGTGGAGGAGGAGAAGCTGGGCGAGTTCTACGCGCAGCGGACCATCCTCAAGCGCGAGGTGCTCCCCGAGCACGTGGCCAACGCCGTGTTCGCGCTGACCGGCGGGGAGCTCACGCACACCACCGGGCTGCACGTCCCGGTCGACGCCGGCGTCGCGGCCGCCTTCCTGCGATGA